The Benincasa hispida cultivar B227 chromosome 11, ASM972705v1, whole genome shotgun sequence genome has a segment encoding these proteins:
- the LOC120092021 gene encoding LOW QUALITY PROTEIN: ENHANCER OF AG-4 protein 2-like (The sequence of the model RefSeq protein was modified relative to this genomic sequence to represent the inferred CDS: deleted 1 base in 1 codon): MAPGRKRGANKAKANRELSLGDLVLAKVKGFPPWPAKISRPEDWERSPDPKKCFVHFFGTLEIAFVAPAEIQAFTIVEKNKLSARCQGKTTQFAQAVREICAAFDEKQKEKTSGMSVDMDRLETESGAPSTDEVVDNELDVDLKDELGPAESNDDAVNEGIGDYSSRLERCSQKRGETNVPDIKPTAEPHQSDDSSSGISSEQKDSILDVAPKNEAVTSESDKDITKTEKPSELHSLPTTNGQNIKKEGASSKKKQEAAAKHHKSKGSTVTASKSEISDNRPNLPESVVDSKGGKKGKLTSGGVTKEHGPRTLKPNSESGHGKKTKDLPRDKKHFKGKDSVADTRRSPKEQGQGKSKASTGKMPQVGQGKSDLGSSESLRPAKKLKRGDIGESKGSLSNNIKVVSSPKPVVADEKVVKKSEFKRLTPSLKSENLLKSSHHSDSVNSAAGDETVLPLTKRHRRALEAMSDSTTTVHDAKNEKSPFSQRYDASCSSNDKLLANHSNRKRRAVCIFDDDDEDPKTPVHGSSRNIDATSNGPDASKNKDEHNQSPLTSPMTVNGTSGSEHGHFKESTSQVQSLSSSPKEPKTEEFQQEKPVAVNASESPSKSGSEQLPPKEAKPNLISPKKSPSLANSTTALEQKKSPLLANSTTALEQAKTVKPPIKASNAGVQKQSQGGSAKSMVLTSNSQKSSILQKSRSHSSGEKSKTTPKSRANDSTTMVGSSMDHDDLHGERNLVSDFKVTESAMSMKHLIAAAQAKRREAHSHTVLGIFSSGILSSDVHGSPSPTPVQPHLSSTTHLMLADLKGSYHQKDVASPSTQGHQLASQNHIDIEEVEEKRVSSVHRSVGDSLSGGTEAAVARDAFEGMIETLSRTKESIGRATRLAIDCARYGIANEVVELLIRKLETEPSFHRKVDLFFLVDSITQCSHTQRGIAGASYIPTVQAALPRLLGAAAPPGAGARENRRQCHKVLRLWLERKILPESVLRRYMDEIGVSNEDSSIGFTLRRPSRAERAIDDPIREMEGMLVDEYGSNATFQLPGFLSSHVFEDEDEDLPTTPCKEATDATLIELRHGVGEAEASAVTPGDRRHRILEDVDGELEMEDVSGHPKDEKSLDGDGSFEIDAQHQSSDRATELASITSSDFPPLPEGSPPLPLDSPPPPPPLPISPPPPPPPSSPSPPPLPPPPLPSLPPPPPLPSTCPPPPPPPPLISQPPVPSQPPLPNQQILPLQSSQQPSGQLPYQAPIPREYCSIASGNQHVPMVAGNASHGSHVDASAKSEMYGQQAPSFVPAAVCNSIEPSGFNSSRQSEYGHNDIYLNTPVSQPNQQYQQGNPNFIQRQMLSGPPQNPPTHFSYAKPPVQQHPPHPYHHSYSSPSLMDGRRPFLSDEQWRMPSNEFKTESRQGVWMNGGRNPSHPGPPFSQEGYFQPPYERPPNNIGFQRPASNSLPSGTPISGHGIPQMLPSRQDISTLNCWRPT, translated from the exons ATGGCTCCGGGTCGGAAACGCGGAGCAAATAAAGCCAAGGCCAATAGAGAGCTTAGTTTGGGAGATCTTGTCCTCGCCAAGGTTAAGGGTTTTCCTCCTTGGCCAGCCAAG ATTAGCAGGCCCGAGGACTGGGAGAGATCTCCTGACCCGAAGAAATGTTTTGTCCATTTCTTTGGAACGCTAGAAAT AGCTTTTGTAGCCCCTGCTGAAATTCAGGCCTTCACCATTGTggaaaagaataaattatcaGCTCGTTGCCAAGGTAAAACAACTCAATTTGCTCAAGCTGTGAGGGAAATATGTGCAGCGTTTgatgaaaaacaaaaagagaaaactaGTGGTATGAGCGTTGATATGGATAGATTGGAAACTGAAAGTGGTGCTCCCAGCACTGATGAGGTTGTGGATAATGAGTTAGATGTTGACTTGAAGGATGAATTGGGTCCTGCAGAATCAAATGACGATGCTGTAAATGAAGGCATAGGTGACTATAGCTCTAGACTTGAGCGTTGCTCACAAAAACGAGGTGAAACTAATGTTCCAGACATCAAGCCTACTGCAGAACCGCATCAGTCTGATGATTCGTCTTCAGGAATTTCTTCTGAGCAGAAAGACAGTATATTAGATGTTGCACCAAAGAATGAAGCAGTGACATCTGAATCAGATAAAGATATTACTAAAACAGAAAAGCCTTCTGAACTCCACAGTTTACCTACAACTAACGGTCAAAATATCAAAAAGGAAGGTGCTAGTTCGAAGAAGAAACAAGAGGCTGCTGCTAAACACCACAAGAGCAAAGGCTCTACTGTCACAGCATCTAAGAGCGAAATTTCTGATAATCGTCCCAATCTTCCAGAATCTGTTGTGGATTCGAAGGGTGGAAAGAAAGGCAAACTTACTTCTGGTGGAGTTACGAAGGAGCATGGCCCTAGAACTCTTAAACCAAATTCTGAATCTGGCCATGGGAAAAAGACTAAAGACCTGCCAAGGGATAAAAAACATTTTAAGGGTAAAGATAGTGTGGCAGACACCAGGCGCAGTCCTAAGGAACAGGGACAGGGCAAAAGCAAAGCTAGTACTGGGAAAATGCCTCAGGTTGGACAAGGAAAATCTGATTTGGGATCGAGTGAAAGTTTGCGTCCTGCCAAAAAGTTGAAGCGAGGAGACATAGGAGAGAGTAAGGGATCACTCAGCAACAACATAAAGGTTGTCTCTTCTCCTAAACCTGTTGTGGCTGATGAAAAAGTCGTTAAAAAATCCGAGTTCAAAAGGTTGACGCCCTCTCTTAAATCAGAGAACCTTTTAAAATCTAGTCATCATTCAGATTCTGTTAATTCTGCAGCTGGTGATGAAACTGTGTTGCCTTTGACAAAGCGACATCGTCGAGCTCTCGAAGCTATGTCTGATTCTACAACTACCGTTCATGAtgctaaaaatgaaaagagtccGTTTTCACAGAGGTATGATGCTTCATGTTCTAGTAATGATAAACTATTGGCAAATCATTCCAACAGAAAAAGGAGGGCAGTTTGCAtttttgatgatgatgatgaagatccGAAGACTCCTGTTCATGGATCTTCACGGAATATTGATGCAACTTCAAATGGTCCAGATGCTAGTAAGAATAAAGATGAGCACAATCAAAGCCCTCTTACTTCTCCCATGACTGTTAATGGAACTAGTGGATCAGAACATGGCCATTTTAAGGAATCAACTAGCCAGGTGCAGAGTTTGTCCTCATCTCCTAAAGAACCTAAGACTGAAGAATTCCAGCAAGAAAAACCAGTGGCTGTTAATGCCTCTGAAAGTCCTTCAAAATCAGGATCTGAGCAGCTCCCACCTAAGGAGGCAAAACCAAATTTGATTTCCCCGAAAAAGTCTCCTTCGTTGGCTAATAGCACTACAGCTTTGGAACAGAAAAAGTCTCCTTTGTTAGCTAATAGCACTACAGCTTTGGAACAAGCGAAGACTGTGAAACCTCCAATCAAAGCCTCCAATGCTGGTGTCCAGAAACAATCCCAGGGGGGTTCCGCAAAGTCCATGGTTTTGACTTCAAATTCTCAGAAGTCATCTATCCTCCAAAAAAGTAGGTCACATTCTTCTGGAGAGAAGTCTAAAACTACTCCAAAATCACGAGCCAATGACTCTACAACCATGGTGGGAAGTTCTATGGATCATGATGATCTTCATGGTGAAAG aaacttagTCAGTGACTTTAAGGTCACGGAATCTGCCATGTCCATGAAACATCTAATTGCAGCTGCTCAAGCTAAAAGGAGGGAAGCTCATTCACACACAGTCCTTGGGATTTTTAGTTCTGGTATTTTATCCTCTGATGTCCATGGTAGTCCTAGTCCTACTCCAGTCCAGCCGCATTTATCTAGTACCACCCATTTGATGCTGGCAGACTTGAAGGGATCTTATCATCAAAAGGATGTGGCTTCTCCATCAACTCAAGGACATCAATTAGCATCACAAAATCACATTGATATTGAagaagtagaggagaaaagagTCAGCTCAGTACACAGATCTGTTGGAGATTCACTGAGTGGTGGCACTGAGGCAGCTGTTGCACGAGATGCTTTTGAAGGAATGATAGAGACTTTATCTAGAACTAAAGAAAGTATAGGACGTGCAACTCGGTTGGCTATTGATTGTGCCAGATATGGCATTGCCAATGAG GTTGTTGAACTTCTTATCCGGAAGTTGGAGACCGAACCTAGTTTTCATCGCAAAGTGGATCTCTTCTTTCTTGTGGATTCTATAACACAATGCTCGCACACTCAAAGAG GTATTGCTGGAGCTTCTTACATTCCTACAGTTCAAGCAGCATTGCCTCGCCTTCTTGGGGCTGCTGCACCACCAGGTGCTGGAGCTCGTGAAAATCGTCGTCAGTGTCACAAG GTTCTTCGTCTCTGGCTTGAGAGGAAAATCCTACCCGAATCTGTTCTTCGACGTTACATGGATGAAATAGGAGTATCAAATGAGGATTCATCTATTGGTTTCACCCTCAGACGTCCATCTCGTGCTGAGAGAGCCATAGATGATCCAATCAGAGAAATGGAAGGCATGCTTGTTGATGAATACGGAAG CAATGCAACATTCCAATTGCCTGGGTTTTTATCTTCACACGTATTTGAGGATGAAGACGAGGATCTTCCTACCACTCCATGTAAAGAAGCCACTGATGCAACTTTGATAGAACTGAGACATGGTGTTGGAGAGGCAGAAGCATCTGCAGTTACTCCGGGTGACAGGCGCCATCGGATCTTAGAGGATGTGGACGGAGAGCTTGAAATGGAAGATGTTTCTGGCCATCCAAAGGATGAAAAGTCGTTGGATGGtgatggttcttttgaaatagATGCTCAACATCAGTCTTCAGATAGAGCAACAGAACTTGCATCAATTACTTCTTCAGATTTTCCCCCTCTGCCAGAAGGTTCTCCACCATTACCTCTCGATTCTCCTCCTCCACCCCCACCCCTA CCTATCTCACCACCCCCACCTCCACCTCCATCCTCTCCATCACCACCACCACTCCCACCTCCACCACTTCCGTCATTGCCACCACCTCCTCCTCTACCATCTACATGCCCTCCACCACCACCTCCACCACCATTAATTTCCCAACCACCAGTACCCAGTCAGCCTCCCTTGCCAAACCAGCAGATATTACCGCTTCAATCTTCACAGCAGCCTTCAGGACAGCTTCCTTATCAAGCTCCAATACCCCGTGAATACTGCAGCATAGCTAGT GGAAATCAGCATGTGCCAATGGTGGCTGGAAATGCTTCTCATGGAAGTCACGTGGATGCTTCTGCTAAAAGTGAAATGTATGGCCAGCAGGCACCTTCTTTTGTCCCAGCTGCTGTCTGCAATTCTATCGAACCTTCTGGATTTAATTCTTCAAGGCAATCAGAGTATGGGCATAATGATATATATCTGAATACACCAGTTTCTCAACCAAATCAGCAATATCAGCAAGGTAACCCCAACTTTATTCAAAGACAGATGCTTTCTGGCCCACCTCAAAACCCACCAACTCATTTCTCTTACGCTAAGCCTCCAGTTCAGCAGCATCCTCCTCATCCATACCATCATTCATATTCTTCGCCATCCCTTATGGATGGACGGAGGCCGTTTTTAAGTGATGAACAGTGGAGAATGCCTTCAAATGAATTCAAAACTGAAAGTCGTCAAGGTGTATGGATGAACGGGGGGAGAAATCCATCACATCCAGGTCCACCATTCAGCCAGGAAG GCTATTTTCAACCACCTTATGAACGACCACCAAATAATATTGGTTTTCAGCGTCCTGCCTCCAATAGTCTTCCATCTGGAACTCCAATTTCTG GTCATGGCATTCCTCAAATGTTGCCGTCTAGACAAGACATTTCAACTCTTAATTGTTGGCGGCCTACATAA